A stretch of DNA from Anomaloglossus baeobatrachus isolate aAnoBae1 unplaced genomic scaffold, aAnoBae1.hap1 Scaffold_149, whole genome shotgun sequence:
GTGAGTGTGTGGGGGATTGCAGAGTGTGTCTGTAGTGTACGGGGGGTGTAGAGAGTGAGTGTGTGGGGGATTGCAGAGTGTGTCTGTAGTGTACGGGGGGTGTAGAGAGTGAGTGTGTGGGGGATTGCAGAGTGTGTCTGTAGTGTACGGGGGGTGTAGAGTGAGTGTGTGGGGGATTGCAGAGTGTGTCTGTAGTGTACGGGGGGTGTAGAGTGAGTGTGTGGGGGATTGCAGAGTGTGTCTGTAGTGTACGGGGGGTGTAGAGAGTGAGTGTGTGGGGGATTGCAGAGTGTGTCTGTAGTGTACGGGGGGTGTAGAGTGAGTGTGTGGGGGATTGCAGAGTGTGTCTGTAGTGTACGGGGGGTGTAGAGAGTGAGTGTGTGGGGGATTGCAGAGTGTGTCTGTAGTGTACGGGGGGTGTAGAGTGAGTGTGTGGGGGATTGCAGAGTGTGTCTGTAGTGTACGGGGGGTGTAGAGTGAGTGTGTGGGGGATTGCAGAGTGTGTCTGTAGTGTACGGGGGGTGTAGAGAGTGAGTGTGTGGGGGATTGCAGAGTGTGTCTGTAGTGTACGGGGGGTGTAGAGAGTGAGTGTGTGGGGGATTGCAGAGTGTGTCTGTAGTGTACGGGGGGGGTGTAGAGAGTGAGTGTGTGGGGGATTGCAGAGTGTGTCTgtagtgtacgggggggtgtagagagtgagtgtgtgggggattgcagagtgtgtctgtagtgtacggggggtgtagagtgagtgtgtgggggattgcagagtgtgtctgtagtgtacggggggtgtagagtgagtgtgtgggggattgcagagtgtgtctgtagtgtacgggggggtgtagagagtgagtgtgtgggggattgcagagtgtgtctgtagtgtacgggggggtgtagagagtgagtgtgtgggggattgcagagtgtgtctgtagtgtacgggggggtgtagagAGTGAGTGTGTGGGGGATTGCAGAGTGTGTCTGTAGTGTACGGGGGGTGTAGAGTGAGTGTGTGGGGGATTGCAGAGTGTGTCTGTAGTGTACAGGGGGTGTAGAGAGTGAGTGTGTGGGGGATTGCAGAGTGTGTCTGTAGTGTACGGGGGGTGTAGAGAGTGAGTGTGTGGGGGATTGCAGAGTGTGTCTGTAGTGTACGGGGGGTGTAGAGAGTGAGTGTGTGGGGGATTGCAGAGTGTGTCTGTAGTGTACGGGGGTGTAGAGAGTGAGTGTGTGGGGGATTGCAGAGTGTGTCTGTAGTGTACGGGGGGTGTAGAGAGTGAGTGTGTGGGGGATTGCAGAGTGTGTCTGTAGTGTACGGGGGTGTAGAGAGTGAGTGTGTGGGGGATTGCAGAGTGTGTCTGTAGTGTACAGGGGGTGTAGAGTGAGTGTGTGGGGGATTGCAGAGTGTGTCTGTAGTGTACGGGGGGTGTAGAGAGTGAGTGTGTGGGGGATTGCAGAGTGTGTCTGTAGTGTACGGGGGGTGTAGAGTGAGTGTGTGGGGGATTGCAGAGTGTGTCTGTAGTGTACGGGGGGTGTAGAGTGAGTGTGTGGGGGATTGCAGAGTGTGTCTGTAGTGTACGGGGGGTGTAGAGTGAGTGTGTGGGGGATTGCAGAGTGTGTCTGTAGTGTACGGGGGGTGTAGAGAGTGAGTGTGTGGGGGATTGCAGAGTGTGTCTGTAGTGTACGGGGGGTGTAGAGAGTGAGTGTGTGGGGGATTGCAGAGTGTGTCTGTAGTGTACGGGGGGTGTAGAGAGTGAGTGTGTGGGGGATTGCAGAGTGTGTCTGTAGTGTACGGGGGGTGTAGAGTGAGTGTGTGGGGGATTGCAGAGTGTGTCTGTAGTGTACAGGGGGTGTAGAGAGTGAGTGTGTGGGGGATTGCAGAGTGTGTCTGTAGTGTACGGGGGGTGTAGAGAGTGAGTGTGTGGGGGATTGCAGAGTGTGTCTGTAGTGTACAGGGGGTGTAGAGAGTGAGTGTGTGGTGGATTGCAGAGTGTGTCTGTAGTGTACAGGGGGTGTAGAGAGTGAGTGTGTGGGGGATTGCAGAGTGTGTCTGTAGTGTACGGGGGGTGTAGAGTGAGTGTGTGGGGGATTGCAGAGTGTGTCTGTAGTGTACGGGGGGTGTAGAGTGAGTGTGTGGGGGATTGCAGAGTGTGTCTGTAGTGTACGGGGGGTGTAGAGAGTGAGTGTGTGGGGGATTGCAGAGTGTGTCTGTAGTGTACGGGGGGTGTAGAGAGTGAGTGTGTGGGGGATTGCAGAGTGTGTCTGTAGTGTACGGGGGTGTAGAGTGAGTGTGTGGGGGATTGCAGAGTGTGTCTGTAGTGTACGGGGGGTGTAGAGTGAGTGTGTGGGGGATTGCAGAGTGTGTCTGTAGTGTACAGGGGGTGTAGAGAGTGAGTGTGTGGGGGATTGCAGAGTGTGTCTGTAGTGTACGGGGGGTGTAGAGTGAGTGTGTGATGGATTGCAGAGTGTGTCTGTAGTGTACGGGGGGTGTAGAGAGTGAGTGTGTTGGGGATTGCAGAGTGTGTCTGTAGTGTACGGGGGGTGTAGAGAGTGAGTGTATGGGGGATTGCAGAGTGTGTCTGTAGTGTACGGGGGGTGTAGAGAGTGAGTGTGTGGGGGATTGCAGAGTGTGTCTGTAGTGTACGGGGGGTGTAGAGAGTGAGTGTGTGGGGATTGCAGAGTGTGTCTGTAGTGTACGGGGGGTGTAGAGAGTGAGTGTGTGGGGGATTGCAGAGTGTGTCTGTAGTGTACGGGGGGTGTAGAGAGTGAGTGTGTGGGGGATTGCAGAGTGTGTCTGTAGTGTACGGGGGGTGTAGAGTGAGTGTGTGGGGGATTGCAGAGTGTGTCTGTAGTGTACGGGGGGTGTAGAGTGAGTGTGTGGGGGATTGCAGAGTGTGTCTGTAGTGTACGGGGGGTGTAGAGTGAGTGTGTGGGGGATTGCAGAGTGTGTCTGTAGTGTACGGGGGGTGTAGAGAGTGAGTGTGTGGGGGATTGCAGAGTGTGTCTGTAGTGTACGGGGGGTGTAGAGAGTGAGTGTGTGGGGGATTGCAGAGTGTGTCTgtagtgtacgggggggtgtagagagtgagtgtgtgggggattgcagagtgtgtctgtagtgtacggggggtgtagagagtgagtgtgtgggggattgcagagtgtgtctgtagtgtacggggggtgtagagtgagtgtgtgggggattgcagagtgtgtctgtagtgtacgggggggtgtagagagtgagtgtgtgggggattgcagagtgtgtctgtagtgtacgggggggtgtagagAGTGAGTGTGTGGGGGATTGCAGAGTGTGTCTGTAGTGTACGGGGGGTGTAGAGTGAGTGTGTGGGGGATTGCAGAGTGTGTCTGTAGTGTACAGGGGGTGTAGAGAGTGAGTGTGTGGGGGATTGCAGAGTGTGTCTGTAGTGTACGGGGGGTGTAGAGAGTGAGTGTGTGGGGGATTGCAGAGTGTGTCTGTAGTGTACAGGGGGTGTAGAGAGTGAGTGTGTGGGGGATTGCAGAGTGTGTCTGTAGTGTACGGGGGTGTAGAGAGTGAGTGTGTGGGGGATTGCAGAGTGTGTCTGTAGTGTACGGGGGGTGTAGAGAGTGAGTGTGTGGGGGATTGCAGAGTGTGTCTGTAGTGTACGGGGGTGTAGAGAGTGAGTGTTTGGGGGATTGCAGAGTGTGTCTGTAGTGTACGGGGGTGTAGAGAGTGAGTGTGTGGGGGATTGCAGAGTGTGTCTGTAGTGTACAGGGGGTGTAGAGTGAGTGTGTGGGGGATTGCAGAGTGTGTCTGTAGTGTACGGGGGGTGTAGAGAGTGAGTGTGTGGGGGATTGCAGAGTGTGTCTGTAGTGTACGGGGGGTGTAGAGAGTGAGTGTGTGGTGGGGTGCATTGTAGCTTGTCTCTGTGACGACTGTGGGGGGGGGTTGTAAAGTGTGTGCATGTTGAAGAGACTGGGATGGGTTGTAAGGAGTGTGTGCTGGGCAGATTTGGATGTACCAGCAGGATTTACTGGAGGGGGTGCAGGTGTGATTGTAGTCATCATGTGGGGAGTGTGTGTTTATTGGGTACATTGTATTGGGGTGGGTTGTAAGGAGTGTGTGCTGGGCAGATGTGGGATATACCATCAGGATGTACAGGAGGGGGTGTGCTATGATGGGAGTGGTTGTATGGGGAGTGTGTGTTTGTTGGGTACATTGTATTGGGGTGGGTTGTAAGGAGTGTGTGCTGGGCAGATGTGGGATATACCATCAGGATTTAGGGGAGGGGGGTGTGCTATGATGGGAGTGGTTGTATGGGGAGTGTGTTTGTTGGGTACATTGTATTGGGATGGGTTGTAAGGAGTGTGTGCTGGGCAGATGTGGGATATACCATCAGGATGTACAGGAGGGGGGTGTGCTATGATGGGAGTCATTGTATGGGGAGTGTGTTTGTTGGGTACATTGTATTGGGATGGGTTGTAAGGAGTGTGTGCTGGGCAGATGTGGGATATACCATCAGGATGTACAGGAGGGGGTGTGCTATGATGGGAGTGTGTTGTATGGGGAGTGTGTGTTTGTTGGGTACATTGTATTGGGGTGGGTTGTAAGGAGTGTGTGCTGGGCAGATGCTGGATATACCATCAGGATGTACAGGAGGGGGTGTGCTTTGATGGGAGTGGTTGTATGGGGAGTGTGTTTGTTGGGTACATTGTATTGGGGTGGGTTGTAAGGAGTGTGTGCTGGGCAGATGTGGGATATACCATCAGGATGTACAGGAGGGGGTGTGCTATGATGGGAGTGTGTTGTATGGGGAGTGTGTGTTTGTTGGGTACATTGTATTGGGGTGGGTTGTAAGGAGTGTGTGCTGGGCAGATGCTGGATATACCATCAGGATGTACAGGAGGGGGTGTGCTTTGATGGGAGTGGTTGTATGGGGAGTGTGTTTGTTGGGTACATTGTATTGGGGTGGGTTATAAGGAGTGTGTACTGGGCAGATGTGGGATATACCATCAGGATTTAGGGGAGGGGGGTGTGCTATGATGGGAGTGGTTGTATGGGGAGTGTGTGTTTGTTGGGTACATTGTATTTGGGTGGGTTGTAAGGAATGTGTGCTGGGCAGATGTGGGATATACCTTCAGGATTTGCGGGAGGGGGGTGTGCTATGATGGGAGTGGTTGTATGGGGAGTATGTTTGTTGGGTACATTGTATTGGCTGGGTTGTAAGGAGTGTGTGCTAGGTAGATGCGGAATATACCATCAGGATTTACAGGAGTGGGTGTGCTATGATGGGAGTGTGTTGTATGGGGAGTGTGTGTTTGTTGGGTACATTGTATTGGGGTGGGTTGTAAGGAGTGTGTGCTGGGCAGATGCGGGATATACCATCAGGATTTACAGGAGGGGGGTGTGCTATGATGGGAGTGgttgtgtggggagtgtgtgtttGTTGGGTACATTGTATTGGGGTGGGTTGTAAGGAGTGTGTGCTGGGCAGATGTTGGATATACCATCAGGATTTACAGGAGGGGGGTGTGCTATGATGGGAGTCATTGTATGGGGAGTGTGTGTTGGTTACATTGTATTGGGATGGGTTGTAAGGAGTGTGTGCTTGGGTATATGTGGGATATACCATCAGGATGTACAGGAGGGGGTGTGCTATGATGGGAGTGGTTGTATGGGGAGTGTGTGTTGTGTACATTGTATTGGGGTGGGTTGTAAGGAGTGTGTGATGGGCAGATGCGGGATATACCATCAGGATGTACAGGAGGGGGGTGTGCTATGATGGGAGTGGTTGTATGAGGAGTGTGTTTGTTGGGTACATTGTATTGGGGTGGGTTGTAAGGAGTGTGTTCTGGGCAGATGCGGGATATACCATCAGGATGTACAGGAGGGGGTGTGCTATGATGGGAGTGGTTGTATGGGGAGTGTGTTTGTTGGGTACATTGTATTGGGGTGGGTTGTAAGGAGTGTGTGCTGGGCAGATGCTGGATATACCATCAGGATTTGCGGTAGGGGGTGTGCTATGATGGGAGTTGTATGGGGAGTGTGTTTGTTGGGTACATTGTATTGGGGTGGGTTGTAAGGAGTGTGTGCTGGGCAGATGTGGGATATACCATCAGGATGTACAGGAGGGGGTGTGCTATGATGGGAGTCGTTGTATGGGGAGTGTGTGTTTGTTGGGTACATTGTATTGGGGTGGGTTATAAGGAGTGTGTGCTGGGCAGATGCGGGATATACCGTCAGGATGTACAGGAGGGGGGTGTGCTATGATGGGAGTGGTTGTATGGGGAGTGTGTTTGTTGGGTACATTGTATTGGGGTGGGTTATAAGGAGTGTGTGCTGGGCAGATGCTGGATATACCATCAGGATTTGCGGGAGGGGGTGTGCTATGATGGGAGTGGTTGTATGGGGAGTGTGTTTGTTGGGTACATTGTATTGGGGTGGGTTATAAGGAGTGTGTGCTGGGCATATGCGGGATATACCATCAGGATGTACAGGAGGGGGTGTGCTATGATGGGAGTGGTTGTATGGGGAGTGTGTTTGTTGGGTACATTGTATTGGTATGGGTTATAAGGAGTGTGTGCTGGGAAGATGTGGGATATACCATCAGGATTTACAGGAGGGGGTGTGCTATGATGGGAGTGGTTGTATGGGGAGTGTGTGTTTGTTGGGTACATTGTATTGGGGTGGGTTATAAGGAGTGTGTGCTGGGCAGATGTGGGATATACCATCAGGATGTACAGGAGGGGGTGTGCTATGATGGGAGTCGTTGTATGGGGAGTGTGTGTTTGTTGGGTACATTGTATTGGGGTGGGTTATAAGGAGTGTGTACTGGGCAGATGTGGGATATACCATCAGGATGTACAGGAGGGGGGGGTGCTATGATGGGAGTGGTTGTATGGGGAGTGTGTTTGTTGGGTACATTGTATTGGGGTGGGTTGTAAGGAGTGTGTGCTGGGCAGATGCTGGATAGACCATCAGGATTTGCGGTAGGGGGTGTGCTATGATGGGAGTTGTATGGGGAGTGTGTGTTTGTTGGGTACATTGTATTGGGATGGGTTGTAAGGAGTGTGTGCTGGGCAGATGTGGGATATACCATCAGGATTTGCGGGAGGGGGTGTGCTATGATGGGAGTGGTTGTATGGGGAGTGTGTGTTTGTTGGGTACATTGTATTGGGGTGGGTTGTAAGGAGTGTGTGCTGGGCAGATGCGGGATATACCATCGGGATTTACAGGAGGGGGGTGTGCTATGATGGGAGTGgttgtgtggggagtgtgtgtttGTTGGGTACATTGTATTGGGGTGGGTTGTAAGGAGTGTGTGCTGGGCAGATGTTGGATATACCATCAGGATTTACAGGAGGGGGGTGTGCTATGATGGGAGTCATTGTATGGGGAGTGTGTGTTGGTTACATTGTATTGGGATGGGTTGTAAGGAGTGTGTGCTTGGGTATATGTGGGATATACCATCAGGATGTACAGGAGGGGGTGTGCTATGATGGGAGTGGTTGTATGGGGAGTGTGTGTTGTGTACATTGTATTGGGGTGGGTTGTAAGGAGTGTGTGATGGGCAGATGCGGGATATACCATCAGGATGTACAGGAGGGGGGTGTGCTATGATGGGAGTGGTTGTATGGGGAGTGTGTTTGTTGGGTACATTGTATTGGGGTGGGTTGTAAGGAGTGTGTGCTGGGCAGATGCTGGATATACCATCAGGATTTGCGGTAGGGGGTGTGCTATGATGGGAGTTGTATGGGGAGTGTGTTTGTTGGGTACATTGTATTGGGGTGGGTTGTAAGGAGTGTGTGCTGGGCAGATGTGGGATATACCATCAGGATGTACAGGAGGGGGTGTGCTATGATGGGAGTCGTTGTATGGGGAGTGTGTGTTTGTTGGGTACATTGTATTGGGGTGGGTTGTAAGGAGTGTGTGCTGGGCAGATGCGGGATATACCATCAGGATGTACAGGAGGGGGTGTGCTATGATGGGAGTGGTTGTATGGGGAGTGTGTTTGTTGGGTACATTGTATTGGGGTGGGTTATAAGGAGTGTGTGCTGGGCAGATGTGGGATATACCATCAGGATGTACAGGAGGGGGGTGTGCTATGATGGGAGTCATTGTATGGGGAGTGTGTTTGTTGGGTACATTGTATTGGGGTGGGTTGTAAGGAGTGTGTGCTGGGCAGATGCTGGATATACCATCAGGATTTGCGGGAGGGGGTGTGCTATGATGGGAGTGGTTGTATGGGGAGTGTGTTTGTTGGGTACATTGTATTGGGGTGGGTTATAAGGAGTGTGTGCTGGGCATATGCGGGATATCCCTTCAGGATGTACAGGAGGGGGTGTGCTATGATGGGAGTGGTTGTATGGGGAGTGTGTTTGTTGGGTACATTGTATTGGGATGGGTTATAAGGAGTGTGTGCTGGGAAGATGTGGGATATACCATCAGGATTTACAGGAGGGGGTGTGCTATGATGGGAGTGGTTGTATGGGGAGTGTGTGTTTGTTGGGTACATTGTATTGGGGTGGGTTATAAGGAGTGTGTGCTGGTCAGATGTGGGATATACCATCAGGATGTTCAGGAGGGGGTGTGCTATGATGGGAGTCGTTGTATGGGGAGTGTGTGTTTGTTGGGTACATTGTATTGGGGTGGGTTATAAGGAGTGTGTACTGGGCAGATGCGGGATATACCATCAGGATGTACAGGAGGGGGGGGTGCTATGATGGGAGTGGTTGTATGGGGAGTGTGTGTTTGTTGGGTACATTGTATTGGGGTGGGTTATAAGGAGTGTGTGCTGGGCAGATGTGGGATATACCATCAGGATGTACAGGAGGGGGTGTGCTATGATGGGAGTCGTTGTATGGGGAGTGTGTTTGTTGGGTACATTGTATTGGGGTGGGTTGTAAGGAGTGTGTGCTGGGCAGATGCTGGATATACCATCAGGATTTGCGGTAGGGGGTGTGCTATGATGGGAGTTGTATGGGGAGTGTGTGTTTGTTGGGTACATTGTATTGGGATGGGTTGTAAGGAGTGTGTGCTGGGCAGATGTGGGATATACCATCAGGATTTGCGGGAGGGGGTGTGCTATGATGGGAGTGGTTGTATGGGGAGTGTGTGTTTGTTGGGTACATTGTATTGGCTGGGTTATAAGGAGTGTGTGCTGGGCAGATGTGGGATATACCATCAGGATGTACAGGAGAGGGGTGTGCTATGATGGGAGTGGTTGTAAGGGGAGTGTGTTTGTTGGGTACCTTGTATTGGGGTGGGTTGTAAGGAGTGTGTGCTGGGCAGATGCTGGATATACCATCAGGATTTGCGGGAGGGGGTGTGCAGGTATGATGGGAGTGGTTGTAAGGGGAGTGTGTTTGTTGGGTACCTTGTATTGGGGTGGGTTGTAAGGAGTGTGTGCGCTGGGCAGATGCTGGATATACCATCAGGATTTGCGGGAGGGGGTGTGCAGGTATGATGGGAGTGGTTGTAAGGGGAGTGTGTTTGTTGGGTACCTTGTATTGGGGTGGGTTGTAAGGAGTGTGTGCTGGGCAGATGCTGGATATACCATCAGGATTTGCGGGAGGGGGTGTGCAGGTATGATGGGAGTGGTTGTAAGGGGAGTGTGTTTGTTGGGTACATTGTATTGGGGTGGGTTGTAAGGAGTGTGTGCTGGGCAGATGTGGGATATACCATCAGGATTTACAGGAGGGGGTGTGCTATGATGGGAGTCGTTGTATGGGGTGTGTGTTTGTTGGGTACCGTGTATTGGGGTGGGTTGTAAGGAGTGTGTGCTGGGCAGATGTGGGATATACCATCAGGATTTGCGGGAGGGGGTGTGCTATGATGGGAGTGGTTGTATGGGGAGTGTGTGTTTGTTGGGTACCGTGTATTGGGGTGGGTTGTAAGGAGGGTGTGCTGGGCAGATGTGGGATATACCATCAGGATTTACAGGAGGGGGTGTGCTATGATGGGAGTGGTTGTATGGGGAGTGTGTTTGTTGGTAACATTGTATTGGGATGGGTTGTAAGGAGTGTGTGCTGGGCAGATGCGGGATATACCATCAGGATTTACAGGAGGGGGTGTGCTATGATGGGAGTGGTTGTATGGGGAGTGTGTGTTTGTTGGGTACCTTGTATTGGGGTGGGTTGTAAGGAGGGTGTGCTGGGCAGATGCGGAATATACCATCAGGATTTGCGGGAGGGGGTGTGCTATGATGGGGAGAGTGGCGATGTCTCTGCTCCTGATGTTTCTCCCACCTTTTGTCTCCATGTATGCTCCAGTTGCCCCCCGTTGTTATCTGCCCCCTCCCCACAGTGCGTCTGTGCTGACTTCTCGCCGTGATCTGCAGCGACCTGAAGGTGATCACATGACCCTGATCGCCATCTATAACCACTACAGAGAGCGTGAGTACTCTCATTACTGGCGGTCCCGCTGAGCTGCCCATTATTGTGTCCATGTATTGGAGCAGTCCCCTCTTGTGCCCTCAGGTGGAGAGGACGGCTGCACCGATGCCGCACTTTGCCCCCACTCCTTGCACCAGGCTGACCTGCTGCGGGCAGAACTCCTGGACATTATGCAGAGGATTGAGCTCCCGGTCTCGGCCCCCGCGTTCCCTGATGAGGACTGTATTCTGAATGTCACCAGGGCCCTGCTGTCCGGAGGGTTCCTGAAGGTGAGACCTTGTGTAAGACTCCTGTCTTGTCCCTGAGGAGAAGTTATCAAGTATCTTTAACCCCTGTGATTCCGCCAGGTGGCTCGGGATGTGGATGGACTGGGAAACTATGTGATGCTGTCTCACAAGCACGTGGCCACCCTGCACCCCTCGTCTGTATATCATAGCCGGAGCCCCCCTCCAGCCTGGGTCTTGTACCATGACTTCAGTATCTCCCCGGACAACTGCCTCAGTGTAGCCACAGAAGTCCTCCCTGAGATGTGAGTGCCACCGAATTCCTCTGCTGTACCCTCATCACCGTATCCTCCACCCTCCCGCCACTGACGTCACCGCGTCACTGAGCCAATGCAGCCTGTCCATGGCTGAATCATTGCTCCTCCCTGTACAGATGTCCCACCCAT
This window harbors:
- the LOC142260639 gene encoding ATP-dependent RNA helicase homolog DQX1-like gives rise to the protein MTLIAIYNHYRERGEDGCTDAALCPHSLHQADLLRAELLDIMQRIELPVSAPAFPDEDCILNVTRALLSGGFLKVARDVDGLGNYVMLSHKHVATLHPSSVYHSRSPPPAWVLYHDFSISPDNCLSVATEVLPEMLVEFAPQYYLSNLPRSESCDLLMDLRDQLQDQSLFTVESEEEEKEEDKELCCLQ